The following are encoded together in the Salvia hispanica cultivar TCC Black 2014 chromosome 6, UniMelb_Shisp_WGS_1.0, whole genome shotgun sequence genome:
- the LOC125192820 gene encoding plant UBX domain-containing protein 1 has translation MIESSPSWKRRRFIAVSPMESELAKGKLAAAREKYGRDIRVFETSLASATPSTVSDTEEADDFYEFTAEDYFRVLSSKKEDKHLKTRKIREAEEAARRSRIPKQAVIRVRFPDNFTLEATFHSSETIQTLFDLLTKVIARPDLPFYLYTTPPKKQIKDFSQDFYSAGFVPGAIVYFAYGVPKGDDGAYTGPSLQEEVVSLKGLEFVAQEAAPEPTPVEAAATSPSVVPEQTEQKRSEKKQVGKPKWLKM, from the exons ATGATTGAATCTTCACCATCTTGGAAGCGTAGAAGGTTCATTGCTGTTTCTCCTATGGAATCAGAATTGGCTAAG GGGAAGCTTGCTGCTGCTAGAGAAAAGTATGGACGAGATATCCGAGTGTTTGAAACATCTCTGGCTTCTGCAACCCCTTCAACTGTTTCTGATACGG AAGAGGCAGATGACTTTTACGAGTTCACGGCAGAGGATTACTTCCGGGTTTTGTCTTCTAAAAAAGAAG ATAAACACTTGAAGACAAGAAAGATCCGGGAAGCAGAGGAGGCTGCTAGAAGATCAAGGATACCAAAG CAAGCAGTGATCAGAGTGCGTTTCCCTGACAATTTTACACTAGAGGCCACGTTTCATTCATCCGAGACAATTCAAACCTTATTTGATCTCCTGACCAAAGTGATTGCTCGCCCTGATTTACCGTTCTATCTAT ACACCACGCCTCCAAAGAAGCAAATTAAGGATTTTTCCCAGGACTTCTACTCTGCTGGCTTCGTACCTGGTGCAATCGTGTACTTTGCATATGGGGTGCCCAAAG GTGATGATGGTGCATACACGGGTCCCTCCCTTCAAGAAGAGGTTGTGTCGTTGAAAGGTCTGGAATTTGTAGCACAAGAGGCGGCTCCTGAGCCAACACCTGTGGAAGCGGCTGCAACGAGTCCCTCTGTCGTTCCCGAGCAGACAGAACAAAAGCGGAGTGAGAAGAAGCAGGTGGGCAAGCCGAAGTGGTTGAAAATGTGA
- the LOC125196705 gene encoding serine/threonine-protein phosphatase 6 regulatory ankyrin repeat subunit C-like has product MTPATYFPLRWESTGDQWWYASPIDWAAANGYYDLVRELLRLDGNHLIKLTSLRRIRRLETVWDDDEQFHHVAACRSAVARRLLAECQLKNGKNSLIGGGYGGWLLYTAASAGDAAFVRELLERDPLLVFGEGEYGVTDILYAAARSKSEEVFRVVLDFAAAPRFAGGEEQAGEIPAAYKLEIMNRAIHAAARGGNLRLLKELLRDCSDDALAYRDVGGATVLHAAAARGQVQVVTDLASSPGLIDATDNQGNMALHVAAQRGHLAVVEALILASPSSISATNNTGETFLHAVVSGFQSPGFHRLDRQLELMKHLLSGNLFPVEDIINAKNSQGRTPLHLAILANTHSNLVELLMTVKSIDLNIRDQDGATPLDILRQRPLSASSELLTRHLISAGGIFTSQDYSARRVIASHIKRQSMGSSPGTSFRISDVEIFLYTGLENASDGSRSVGLSSCSPEVVVVEARSSKASAAQRLKRLLHWPKRAKKPVQEEGVPLPLRQRFSKAPSSTSNKRTLSVRSSQPSPTAKKRLASGVMHGVMQSIPRGAHRSRSSSFSKISFSSQGSLEAPPPLVEHEAPKASCSNEEGARRHGVVNRRLVMNQYLCFGGPSQGGVEAPETYEVYERSVLAAA; this is encoded by the exons ATGACTCCGGCGACATACTTCCCTCTCCGGTGGGAGAGCACCGGTGACCAGTGGTGGTACGCCTCCCCGATCGACTGGGCCGCCGCCAACGGCTACTACGACCTGGTCCGCGAGCTCCTCCGCCTCGACGGCAACCACCTCATAAAGCTGACGTCCCTCCGCCGCATACGCCGGCTGGAGACGGTGTGGGACGACGACGAGCAGTTCCACCACGTCGCCGCCTGCCGCTCCGCCGTGGCCCGGCGGCTGCTGGCGGAGTGCCAGCTCAAGAACGGGAAGAACTCCCTCATCGGCGGCGGCTACGGCGGCTGGCTCCTCTAcaccgccgcctccgccgGCGACGCCGCATTTGTGAGGGAGCTGCTCGAGAGGGACCCGCTTCTTGTCTTCGGCGAGGGGGAGTACGGCGTCACGGATATTCTCTACGCCGCCGCCCGGAGCAAGAGCGAGGAGGTTTTTAGGGTGGTGCTGGATTTCGCCGCCGCGCCGAGGTTCGCCGGCGGGGAGGAGCAGGCCGGGGAGATTCCGGCGGCGTATAAGTTGGAGATTATGAATAGGGCTATCCACGCGGCGGCGAGAGGCGGCAATCTCCGGCTGTTGAAGGAGCTGCTTCGGGATTGCTCGGACGATGCGTTGGCGTATCGGGACGTTGGGGGAGCTACCGTCCTgcacgccgccgccgccagaGGCCAGGTTCAG GTTGTGACAGATCTTGCTTCGTCTCCCGGCCTAATCGACGCCACGGACAACCAAGGTAACATGGCCTTGCACGTGGCAGCTCAACGCGGCCATCTAGCCGTCGTTGAAGCCCTAATCCTAGCCTCTCCTTCCTCCATCTCCGCCACCAACAACACCGGAGAGACATTCCTCCACGCTGTCGTCTCTGGCTTCCAAAGCCCCGGTTTCCACAGACTAGACCGCCAGCTCGAGCTCATGAAGCACCTCCTCTCCGGGAACCTCTTCCCCGTGGAAGACATCATAAATGCCAAGAACAGCCAAGGCAGAACCCCTCTCCATTTAGCCATCTTAGCCAACACTCACTCCAATCTCGTCGAGCTCCTCATGACCGTCAAGTCCATCGATCTCAACATACGTGACCAGGATGGCGCCACGCCCCTCGATATCCTGAGGCAGAGGCCCCTGTCTGCCTCCTCCGAGCTGCTCACCCGACACCTCATATCCGCGGGAGGGATCTTCACCTCCCAAGACTACTCGGCTAGGCGCGTGATTGCCTCCCACATCAAGAGGCAGAGCATGGGGAGCAGCCCGGGGACGTCTTTCCGGATAAGTGATGTAGAGATCTTCTTGTACACCGGCTTGGAGAATGCCTCGGATGGCAGCCGCAGCGTTGGCCTCAGCTCGTGCTCCCccgaggtggtggtggtggaggcgCGTAGTAGCAAGGCCTCTGCAGCGCAGCGCCTCAAACGCCTCCTGCATTGGCCTAAACGGGCGAAGAAGCCAGTGCAGGAGGAGGGGGTTCCTCTGCCTCTGAGGCAGAGGTTCTCGAAGGCGCCTTCTTCAACGAGCAATAAACGTACGCTGTCTGTCCGGAGCAGCCAGCCGAGCCCTACGGCTAAGAAAAGGTTGGCCTCGGGAGTCATGCACGGGGTGATGCAGTCAATCCCCAGGGGGGCTCATAGGTCGCGTTCGAGTTCCTTCTCGAAGATTTCGTTTTCGTCGCAGGGGTCATTGGAGGCTCCGCCTCCTCTGGTTGAGCATGAGGCCCCAAAGGCCTCGTGCTCGAATGAGGAAGGGGCGAGGAGGCATGGAGTGGTGAATAGGAGGTTGGTGATGAATCAGTATTTATGCTTTGGCGGCCCGAGCCAGGGTGGGGTCGAGGCGCCTGAGACGTACGAGGTGTACGAGAGGTCGGTACTCGCGGCGGCGTGA
- the LOC125194853 gene encoding uncharacterized protein LOC125194853 has translation MKREDYQHGMVKTYPVIWNSRPRLRDPDKLSTAGLFAKVPTKPTNHSKFTGKCGRSMCRECHSNPACKSKDKAKGAQKLRSSSNNTRSLSGFSTTTILDYIDGDYDCANHLYEGGDEEYINFTY, from the coding sequence atgaagagagaggaTTACCAACATGGCATGGTCAAGACCTATCCCGTTATATGGAACTCAAGGCCAAGGCTGCGAGATCCCGATAAGCTAAGCACGGCCGGCCTATTTGCTAAAGTTCCAACCAAGCCCACCAACCACTCCAAGTTCACCGGCAAGTGTGGCCGGTCCATGTGTCGTGAATGCCACTCGAACCCAGCTTGCAAGTCCAAAGACAAGGCTAAGGGAGCACAAAAACTTCGATCTTCGTCCAACAACACGAGATCATTGTCAGGGTTTTCAACTACGACCATTTTAGACTATATAGATGGTGATTATGATTGTGCCAATCACCTCTATGAAGGTGGTGATgaagaatatataaatttcacATATTGA
- the LOC125191848 gene encoding glyceraldehyde-3-phosphate dehydrogenase, cytosolic, which produces MAKIKIGINGFGRIGRLVARVALLSDDVELVAVNDPFITTDYMTYMFKYDSVHGPWKKHELKVKDSTTLLFGDRPVTVFGMRNPEEIPWGQAGADYVVESTGVFTDTNKASAHLKGGAKKVIISAPSADAPMFVVGVNEKDYKNDINIVSNASCTTNCLAPLAKVINDKFGIVEGLMTTVHSITATQKTVDGPSMKDWRGGRAASFNIIPSSTGAAKAVGKVLPALNGKLTGMAFRVPTVDVSVVDLTARLEKAASYDEIKAAIKQESEGKMKGILGYTEDDVVSTDFIGDSRSSIFDAKAGIALNGNFVKVVSWYDNEWGYSNRVVDLIRHMSSVA; this is translated from the exons ATGGCAAAGATCAAGATCGGAATCAACG GATTCGGAAGGATTGGGCGTTTGGTCGCCAGAGTTGCCCTACTcagtgatgatgtcgagcttGTCGCTGTTAATGATCCATTCATCACCACCGATTACATG ACCTATATGTTCAAATACGACAGTGTTCATGGTCCATGGAAGAAGCATGAGCTGAAGGTTAAGGATTCCACTACCTTGCTCTTTGGTGATAGGCCGGTGACTGTATTTGGCATGAG GAACCCCGAGGAAATCCCATGGGGCCAGGCCGGAGCTGATTATGTGGTCGAGTCCACTGGAGTTTTCACTGACACAAACAAGGCATCAGCCCACCTCAAG GGAGGTGCGAAAAAGGTTATAATTTCTGCCCCGAGCGCGGATGCGCCCATGTTTGTTGTTGGTGTCAATGAGAAGGATTATAAGAACGACATCAATATTGTTTCGAATGCTAGTTGCACTACTAATTGTCTAGCCCCATTGGCCAAG GTCATTAATGACAAGTTTGGTATTGTTGAGGGGCTGATGACCACTGTGCACTCCATCACTG CTACACAGAAGACTGTTGATGGTCCTTCGATGAAAGACTGGAGAGGTGGACGAGCTGCTTCGTTTAACATCATTCCCAGTAGCACTGGAGCTGCTAAG GCTGTTGGGAAAGTGCTTCCTGCACTAAATGGAAAGCTTACTGGAATGGCTTTCCGTGTTCCAACCGTTGATGTCTCAGTCGTTGATCTGACTGCTAGGCTTGAAAAGGCAGCCTCATATGATGAGATCAAGGCTGCTATCAA GCAAGAATCAGAGGGTAAAATGAAGGGGATCCTCGGGTACACAGAAGACGATGTGGTCTCAACCGACTTCATTGGTGACAGCAG GTCTAGCATCTTCGATGCCAAGGCTGGAATCGCACTGAATGGGAACTTCGTTAAGGTTGTGTCTTGGTACGACAATGAATGGGGATACAG CAACCGTGTCGTGGACTTGATCCGACACATGTCGTCTGTGGCTTGA
- the LOC125192446 gene encoding F-box protein At3g27290-like: MDLNEEGIMFAFLDFDDGFLVEERHDEEKFRSLVDFDDSEKGCKDVDKLPNDPFGMEFDMGMSEDPLFMDFNPDLPTDPFGMDLDATFAAISALMEDFGHKTSGFEEGRDSDNGFEEGGGSDNGSSNFCSELNFGWSGSMEYEGECRENDIGPVMYMEDGSYGECSTMSGGDKDDLMCFGCEKYGTEHVKSESDGGVDVIIFVLQYLDFGIKDLLSIERVCRSLRDAVLKDPFLWTSIHIDCPLSFELTNEDLLRLTNRAQGKLCSLSLIACINISNDGLKQVLNRNLELTKLSVAGSIKINGKEVLNMIKVFNSVAMPGIKHLRIGDPNGITSEHLNEYKLLLGAYEEAGDYKPRFYGAAAAPGEMYLSLDDERAIDIEICPICQQVKHVFDCPNDNCQAKIDSTRTCRACIYCIARCVRCGCCLDNKAYEETFYCDFLCFDCLEELLFEDGITLSAGQAYVERRASYHFFVYS; this comes from the exons ATGGATTTGAATGAAGAAGGGATTATGTTTGCCTTCTTGGATTTTGATGATGGATTCTTGGTAGAGGAAAGGCATGATGAAGAAAAGTTTAGGTCTTTGGTAGATTTTGATGATTCTGAAAAGGGTTGTAAAGATGTTGATAAATTGCCAAATGATCCTTTTGGGATGGAATTCGATATGGGCATGTCTGAAGATCCACTTTTTATGGATTTCAATCCAGATTTGCCCACAGATCCTTTTGGCATGGATTTAGATGCCACTTTTGCAGCCATCTCTGCTCTGATGGAGGATTTTGGACATAAAACCAGTGGTTTCGAGGAGGGTAGGGATAGTGATAATGGTTTCGAGGAGGGTGGAGGTAGTGATAATGGTTCTAGCAATTTTTGTTCAGAATTGAATTTTGGATGGTCTGGCTCAATGGAGTATGAGGGGGAGTGTAGGGAGAATGATATTGGTCCGGTGATGTATATGGAGGACGGGTCGTATGGTGAGTGTAGTACTATGTCGGGGGGTGACAAGGATGATTTGATGTGCTTTGGTTGTGAAAAATATGGGACTGAGCATGTCAAGAGTGAAAGTGATGGTGGTGTGGATGTGATAATCTTTGTTCTACAGTATCTTGATTTTGGTATTAAGGATCTCCTTTCCATTGAAAGGGTTTGCAGATCGTTGCGTGATGCTGTCCTAAAGGATCCTTTTCTTTGGACAAGCATCCACATTGACTGTCCATTGAGCTTTGAGCTAACCAATGAGGATCTTCTGCGGTTGACAAACAGGGCTCAAGGTAAACTTTGCAGCTTGAGTCTCATCGCGTGCATTAATATAAGTAATGATGGCCTCAAGCAGGTGCTTAACAGAAATCTGGAATTGACTAAG TTAAGCGTGGCTGGATCGATTAAAATCAATGGTAAAGAAGTGTTGAACATGATTAAGGTGTTCAACTCTGTTGCAATGCCCGGCATCAAGCATCTAAGGATTGGCGATCCTAATGGTATAACAAGTGAGCACTTGAATGAATACAAACTTCTTTTGGGGGCATACGAGGAGGCCGGGGACTACAAACCAAGATTCTATGGTGCAGCAGCCGCACCGGGAGAGATGTATTTGTCACTAGATGATGAGCGTGCGATTGACATTGAGATATGTCCGATATGCCAGCAAGTCAAACACGTCTTCGACTGCCCGAATGATAATTGTCAAGCAAAGATAGACTCCACCAGGACGTGCAGAGCATGTATCTACTGCATTGCTCGTTGCGTACGTTGTGGGTGTTGCTTGGATAACAAAGCATATGAAGAGACATTCTACTGCGACTTCCTCTGTTTCGACTGTTTGGAGGAGCTCTTGTTCGAGGACGGGATCACCCTCTCAGCGGGGCAGGCATACGTTGAGCGGAGGGCGAGCTACCACTTTTTTGTCTATAGCTAA
- the LOC125195985 gene encoding glucose-6-phosphate 1-dehydrogenase, cytoplasmic isoform, with translation MAAQGEWHCEKRAFSKIESFARDNENMTETGCLSIIVLGASGDLAKKKTFPALFNLYQQGFLQLNDVHIFGYSRTKLHDDELRERIQGYLPVENKVSSNVSDFLQLIKYVSGAYDSREGFQELDKAISEHETSKKSREGSSRRLFYLALPPSVYPQVCKMIKTFCTNKSGLNGWTRVVLEKPFGKDLASAEDMSAQIGELFDEPQIYRIDHYLGKELVQNLLVLRFANRFFLPLWNRDNISNVQIVFREDFGTEGRGGYFDQYGIIRDIIQNHLLQIFCLVAMEKPVSTKPEHIRDEKVKVLQSVNPIRDEDVVLGQCRGYKDDPTVPDDSVTPTFATVVLHIHNERWEGVPFILKAGKALNSRKAEIRVQFKDVPGDIFKCSKQGRNEFVIRLQPSEAMYMKLTVKQPGLEMTATQSELDLSYRQRYQGVVIPEAYERLILDTIKGDQQHFVRRDELKAAWEIFTPLLHRIDEGDLQPLEYEPGSRGPAEADKLLEKAGYVQTHGYIWIPPTL, from the exons ATGGCAGCACAAGGTGAATGGCATTGTGAAAAGAGGGCCTTCtccaaaattgaatcttttgCAAGAGACAATGAAAATATGACTGAAACTGGATGCCTGTCGATTATCGTTCTTGGTGCTTCTGGTGATCTTGCTAAGAAGAAGACATTTCCCGCTCTTTTCAATCTTTACCAGCag GGATTTTTGCAATTGAATGATGTTCACATTTTTGGCTATTCAAGAACTAAACTTCATGATGATGAACTGAGAGAGAGAATTCAAGG GTATCTACCTGTTGAGAACAAAGTCAGCAGCAATGTCTCCGACTTTCTACAGCTG ATCAAATACGTGAGTGGCGCCTATGATTCCCGGGAAGGGTTTCAAGAACTAGACAAGGCGATATCTGAGCACGAAACATCAAAGAAGAGTCGAGAAGGATCAAGTAGGAGGCTTTTCTACCTTGCTCTCCCTCCATCAGTGTATCCACAAGTCTGCAAAATGATCAAGACCTTCTGCACGAACAAAT CTGGTCTTAATGGATGGACACGTGTAGTACTTGAGAAGCCGTTTGGCAAGGATTTGGCTTCGGCTGAGGATATGAGTGCCCAGATAGGGGAATTGTTCGATGAGCCACAGATTTATCGTATTGATCATTATTTGGGAAAGGAATTGGTGCAAAACTTG TTGGTGCTTCGTTTTGCAAATCGCTTTTTCCTACCTCTTTGGAACCGAGACAACATTTCCAACGTGCAG ATTGTGTTTAGAGAGGACTTCGGAACTGAAGGCCGCGGAGGGTATTTTGATCAATACGG GATTATCAGAGACATTATCCAAAATCATCTATTGCAA ATTTTTTGCCTTGTTGCTATGGAGAAGCCGGTTTCCACGAAGCCCGAGCATATTCGTGATGAGAAAGTGAAG GTTCTTCAATCAGTTAATCCAATCAGAGACGAAGACGTCGTGCTAGGTCAGTGTAGAGGCTATAAGGACGACCCAACGGTTCCCGATGACTCAGTCACCCCGACTTTTGCAACAGTGGTTCTACACATACACAATGAAAGATGGGAAG GTGTGCCGTTTATACTCAAGGCTGGAAAAGCTTTGAACTCGAGGAAGGCAGAGATTCGGGTTCAGTTCAAGGACGTGCCAGGCGACATATTCAAGT GTTCAAAACAAGGAAGAAACGAGTTTGTGATCCGTCTTCAGCCCTCGGAGGCCATGTACATGAAGCTAACAGTGAAGCAGCCTGGCTTGGAGATGACTGCTACTCAGAGTGAGCTCGACTTGTCCTACAGGCAACGGTACCAAGGGGTTGTCATTCCTGAGGCGTACGAACGCCTCATTCTTGATAC AATAAAAGGTGATCAACAGCATTTTGTGCGCAGAGATGAGTTGAAG GCTGCTTGGGAGATTTTCACGCCTCTTCTTCACCGGATAGACGAGGGTGATTTGCAGCCACTAGAATACGAACCGGGCAGCCGGGGCCCGGCTGAGGCGGACAAGCTACTAGAGAAGGCCGGTTACGTGCAAACACACGGCTACATATGGATTCCTCCAACCTTGTGA